In a single window of the Cryptococcus neoformans var. neoformans JEC21 chromosome 11 sequence genome:
- a CDS encoding transporter, putative — protein sequence MPEQPDYGTTSPPRPSSSASMSQHPLHDPKNGHASVVSSVSNLSNTILGAGALAFPSAFAAMGLLPGILSCAFSGVTAIFGLYLLSRCATIVGTRPGDEGKKASFNEIAKLTFGKGWATKAFDLAIAIKCFGVSISYLIICKTLLPQVCYTIAKLVKQPLPDDSILLASHFWLIVWMAIITPLSFMRTLDSLRFTSQIALLTVVYLVLVVVGWYTLKGPSPERGQVVLFRFGKSTLSSFPVQVFAYTCSQNLFPIFNELKDRTQKKMNTVIGSSIGTAIGVYQVIGIVGYLTFGDRVSSNVIAMYPATTMLVAIGRLGIVLLVGLSYPLQLLPCRASLYHLTHSLFHHHDVSGAPTNGRSIQDDSDTDMEDEEIGPLVPKAHEDHAHHKHDMPQLQFLVLTLGILISGFLIAYNVHELDIVLSFVGSTGSTIISFILPGFFYFRLFRDEPGTMKWWALALGIYGLGVMGFCLTFNIIKLVQH from the exons ATGCCAGAGCAGCCAGACTATGGCACCACGTCACCGCCACGGCCGTCATCCAGTGCTTCAATGTCTCAACATCCTTTGCATGACCCCAAAAATGGACATGCCTCGGTCGTCTCATCAGTCAGCAACCTGAGTAATACTATTCTTGGCGCTGGCGCCCTCGCTTTCCCCAGTGCTTTCGCTGCGATGGGTTTATTACCGGGAATTCTTTCCTGCGCATTTTCAGGCGTAACGGCAATATTTGGGCTCTATCTTTTGAGCAGATGTGCTACCATTGTCGGAACCCGGCCAGGAGAtgaaggcaagaaggcAAGCTTCAATGAGATTGCCAAGTTGACCTTTGGCAAAGGATGGGCAACCAAGGCTTTTGAC CTTGCGATTGCAATCAAATGCTTTGGTGTGTCTATATCATATTTAATCATCTGCAAA actcttcttccccaagTCTGCTACACTATTGCCAAACTAGTTAAGCAACCATTACCAGACGACTCTATCCTTCTGGCATCCCACTTCTGGCTCATTGTTTGGATGGCGATCATCACGCCTTTGTCTTTTATGCGTACTTTGGATTCCTTGAGGTTCACCAGTCAAATCGCCCTTCTTACCGTAGTATA CCTTGTACTCGTTGTTGTCGGCTGGTATACCTTGAAAGGACCAAGTCCAGAGCGGGGGCAGGTTGTCCTCTTCAGGTTTGGCAAGAGCACTCTTTCAAGTTTTCCTGTACAGGTCTTTGCCTATACATGCTCACAAAACTTGTTTCCTATCTTCAATGAGCTGAAGGACAGGacccagaagaagatgaataCGGTCATCGGATCATCAATCGGAACTGCCATTGGTGTTTACCAAGTC ATTGGCATC GTGGGATACCTCACATTCGGCGACAGAGTTAGCAGTAACGTCATCGCTAT GTATCCCGCCACCACTATGCTCGTCGCCATTGGTCGTCTCGGTATCGTCCTCCTCGTGGGCCTTTCATACCCACTCCAACTCTTACCTTGCCGCGCATCTCTCTATCACCTGACTCACAGCCTTTTTCACCACCATGATGTTTCTGGCGCCCCAACAAATGGCAGAAGCATTCAGGATGATAGTGATACAGatatggaggatgaagagattggCCCGCTGGTGCCCAAGGCTCACGAGGATCATGCTCATCACAAGCATGACATGCCGCAGCTACAGTTTTTGGTGCTTACCCTGGGTATCCTGATTTCTGGCTTTCTAATTGCTTACAATGTCCATGAACTTGATATTG TTTTGAGTTTCGTCGGTTCGACAGGATCCACAATCATCTCGTTCATTCTGCCTGGATTCTTCTACTTTAGACTTTTCCGTGATGAGCCTGGGACGATGAAGTGGTGGGCTTTGGCATTGGGTATATATGGACTAGGTGTAATGGGCTTCTG TTTGACATTCAATATTATCAAACTTGTACAGCACTAA
- a CDS encoding protein kinase, putative: protein MNNSPSLGSPIPIIPNLTPSPSPRRNTGPSSPLLPRTGLLPAIPSVRRSSGEFESSSPSPPPLTSSRPNVVMGFSPAATHQVLSAVPESSSTSPRSAPLGLNTAATRRMNTRSPPLSTPIDQVFQLAEGSPRPQPSSPRMGGGLSNDYLPRSRRNSAAIVSISLSSRSRSGTPQGGSGSTTVPGQISGNDTPNKASGAPTPRGNEQPPLQMSESWAPGVDELDDWQPAGGMLLDHGDDEVSAVDDYMDDYDDKVEQVWSGFSDSSPVVEDVLTPGMVIGEGLKFQGEIIVPAVSRMAMADGSDVGLPLRRGGSEATKVLRQDGRYEKKRYEVVRRLGTGSYAVVYLVKERGGKKEYALKCLSKQDLKEEQLETQLFEAHIHLSLPIHQNIVTLHQTLQTRRWLFLMLELCPGEDLFYWLEKSRDASPQAVHASLPDEHGALSSSKLSSSSIPFSSSQMFSNLNSMSFSQSPGAAFSQSHSHFGASPASLLFAHHNGGHYSSHFMPSQTPPTPSLLSAFSANTLLSQRRLRLIASMFSQMCEAVAVCHDAGVSHRDIKPENFICCDSVELEAAADGEFGEDEGQSAKPVNFGPQAKRKVIVKLTDFGLATTDYESGDVECGSKPYMSYECRNNLGPSYLPAPADVWSLGIVLINMLFHRNPWKDPTHGDPNFDNFLMDPIGFILSKFTGIGREVASYLADHVLCIDVDQRVSAKEFGAWIKGLPEMIGGRKAMHSLKLSRLDTHKAASVDKGMFIKSPMENSDAGKKFSKSALTSAMSSSTAGFGSTPTLSELPPPSSLLEEDEAELEHESPVEEQLEVVEPEPILPTPPLESDGMYSAATSATVDEQTTPTDESAFPSPSAAPSSGIPDEQDDSRDCVDSDTRSLSTHKRRKRGVRKGKAAQAAAAAAAATDPLSQSSRDALLSELASASQSLAREMSKLHKPSVDVNRIEDFPPLGVTAAQVAAEKKSKWKDMMKLSQGNPELAALAKRVNERDSNGSLNLSAPAQLQGGKPGGFGAETGKGRHAYTYATMSSGSSAVSSFGQISSATSTGAEDELSGRDAAHRPRKQGGDDSRSRKAAQAAAAIAGGMEPMGSFGRPSHIKPASHHAHTTGSIDYGILSSAPDSNSIYTQQAQPTPKKDSHAIPSAPQKSAIKPALSSVDSATTIRTATVASESASSSGTMTIAPTSPNKPKLKGQISTLAKMLSGLKTKGKD from the exons ATGAACAACTCTCCCTCTCTGGGCTCACCCATTCCTATTATCCCCAACCTCActccatccccatcacctCGTCGCAACACCGGTCCTTCATCGCCTTTATTACCTCGTACGGGCCTGCTCCCTGCGATTCCTTCCGTTCGTCGAAGCTCTGGCGAGTTTGAAAGCAgctctccatcacctccgCCTCTAACCAGCTCAAGGCCGAATGTGGTCATGGGCTTCAGTCCCGCTGCAACACATCAAGTCCTCTCAGCTGTGCCCGAATCATCGTCCACATCTCCTCGGTCTGCGCCGCTCGGTCTCAACACAGCAGCTACAAGGCGCATGAACACCCGttcacctccactttctaCTCCTATTGACCAGGTTTTCCAGCTCGCTGAAGGATCACCGAGGCCACAGCCGTCATCACCTCGTATGGGTGGTGGCTTGAGCAATGATTACTTGCCTCGATCAAGGCGTAACTCGGCCGCCATCGTATCTATCAGTCTGAGTTCTCGCTCGCGATCTGGTACTCCTCAGGGAGGCAGTGGCAGTACTACCGTTCCTGGTCAGATCAGTGGAAATGACACCCCCAATAAAGCATCTGGCGCTCCTACCCCCAGGGGCAACGAACAACCTCCTCTACAAATGTCAGAATCTTGGGCACCTGGTGTCGATGAGCTGGATGATTGGCAGCCTGCTGGTGGTATGCTTCTCGATCAcggtgatgatgaggttTCGGCAGTTGATGACTACATGGATGATTACGACGACAAGGTAGAACAGGTTTGGAGCGGTTTCTCAGATTCATCTCCTGTTGTGGAAGATGTGCTTACACCAGGAATGGTGATCGGAGAAGGTCTCAAGTTTCAGGGAGAGATCATCGTGCCTGCTGTTTCTAGGATGGCCATGGCAGACGGAAGTGATGTAGGATTGCCCCTCAGGAGGGGTGGTAGCGAAGCCACAAAGGTATTGCGGCAAGACGGCAGATATGAAAAGAAACGGTACGAAGTGGTGAGGAGGTTGGGTACTGGTAGTTATGCTGTAGTGTATCTTGTAAAAGAGCGCGGAGGTAAAAAAGAATACG CGTTAAAATGCTTGAGCAAACAAGATCTTAAAGAAGAGCAACTTGAAACCCAGCTGTTTGAAGCCCATATACACCTTTCACTTCCTATCCACCAAAATATTGTCACTTTACATCAAACGTTACAAACTAGGAGATGGTTGTTCCTCATGCTGGAGCTGTGTCCCGGCGAAGATTT GTTCTACTGGCTGGAAAAATCTCGCGATGCTTCTCCCCAAGCAGTTCATGCCTCATTACCAGATGAACATGGcgctctctcctcttccaagttatcatcatcttctatccccttttcatcatctcaaaTGTTTTCCAATCTCAACAGCATGTCTTTCTCTCAGTCACCTGGAGCGGCCTTTTCCCAATCACATTCGCACTTTGGTGCTTCACCCGCGTCTCTACTCTTTGCGCACCATAACGGCGGGCACTACTCTTCTCATTTCATGCCTTCGCAAACCCCTCCCACCCCATCCTTACTTTCGGCCTTCTCAGCCAacactcttctttctcaacGTCGTCTCCGACTGATCGCTTCCATGTTCTCCCAAATGTGTGAAGCAGTCGCCGTTTGTCATGACGCTGGCGTGAGCCACCGTGATATCAAGCCAGAAAATTTTATCTGTTGTGACTCGGTCGAACTTGAAGCGGCTGCTGATGGGGAGTTTGGTGAAGACGAAGGACAGTCGGCCAAGCCGGTGAACTTTGGACCTCAAGCGAAGAGAAAGGTGATTGTCAAGTTGACAGATTTCGGATTGGCAACAACAGATTACGAAAGTGGAGATGTCGAGTGCGGAAGCAAACCTTACATGTCTTATG AATGCCGAAATAACTTGGGCCCATCATATCTTCCTGCCCCTGCCGATGTCTGGTCCTTGGGTatcgtcctcatcaacaTGCTCTTCCACCGAAATCCGTGGAAAGACCCGACCCATGGGGATCCCAACTTTGACAACTTTCTTATGGACCCTATCGgattcatcctctccaaatTCACCGGTATCGGTCGTGAAGTGGCTTCTTACCTCGCTGATCATGTCCTTTGCATCGATGTCGACCAACGTGTATCTGCGAAAGAATTTGGTGCTTGGATCAAGGGCTTGCCAGAGATGATCGGTGGGCGAAAGGCTATGCACTCTCTCAAGCTCTCCAGGTTGGATACTCACAAGGCCGCCTCTGTCGACAAGGGGATGTTCATCAAGAGCCCGATGGAAAACAGCGACGCAGGGAAAAAGTTTTCAAAGTCAGCCTTGACATCGGCAATGTCGTCATCGACCGCTGGTTTCGGTTCAACCCCAACCTTGTCCGAGTTGCCGCCACCGTCAAGTttgttggaagaagacgaagcgGAACTAGAGCACGAATCGCCCGTCGAAGAGCAGTTAGAGGTTGTTGAACCTGAGCCGATTCTCCCCACCCCGCCCCTTGAGTCTGATGGAATGTACTCCGCGGCTACTTCCGCTACTGTTGACGAGCAAACTACCCCTACCGACGAGAGcgcctttccttctccttccgctGCCCCATCCTCAGGTATTCCCGACGAGCAAGATGACTCTCGAGATTGTGTCGATTCCGATACGCGCTCACTGTCAACTCATAAGCGCAGAAAGAGAGGTGTTCGAAAAGGCAAGGCCGCCCAGGCTGCAGCGGCTGCTGCGGCAGCCACCGACCCCCTTTCTCAGTCATCGAGGGATGCTCTCTTGAGTGAGCTTGCCTCTGCCTCTCAGTCTCTTGCACGCGAAATGTCCAAACTCCACAAGCCTTCTGTTGACGTCAATCGCATCGAAGACTTCCCTCCTTTAGGCGTCACTGCCGCTCAAGTTGCagccgagaagaagagcaagtgGAAGGACATGATGAAGTTGAGCCAGGGCAATCCAGAGCTTGCAGCCTTGGCAAAAAGAGTCAATGAACGTGATTCTAACGGCAGTCTTAACCTCAGTGCGCCTGCGCAATTGCAAGGCGGTAAGCCAGGAGGGTTTGGTGCAGAAACTGGCAAGGGGAGACATGCGTACACCTATGCGACCATGAGCTCTGGTAGTAGCGCAGTCTCGAGTTTTGGCCAGATATCTAGTGCGACAAGTACCGGTGCCGAGGATGAATTGAGCGGTAGGGATGCTGCTCATCGTCCGAGGAAGCAGGGAGGGGATGACTCAAGGTCGCGAAAGGCTGCacaggctgctgctgcaaTCGCCGGGGGTATGGAGCCCATGGGATCTTTCGGAAGGCCAAGTCACATCAAGCCTGCGTCCCACCACGCTCATACCACTGGTTCCATCGATTACGGCATACTGTCCTCTGCTCCGGACAGCAATTCTATTTATACTCAGCAGGCACAGCCTACACCAAAGAAAGACAGCCACGCTATCCCATCGGCTCCCCAGAAATCTGCTATCAAGCCTGCTTTATCTTCTGTAGACAGCGCCACCACTATCAGAACTGCGACTGTAGCCTCTGAGtctgcctcttcatcgGGCACAATGACCATCGCCCCCACATCTCCCAATAAACCCAAGCTCAAGGGTCAAATTAGTACTTTGGCGAAGATGTTGTCTGGTTTAAAGACCAAGGGGAaggattga
- a CDS encoding mitochondrion organization and biogenesis-related protein, putative, which translates to MSLDINWSLLSQPDESATDQLSESLIALLNAQLAEAHRPSFIGPITVTAFDFGNAGPDLEVKDIRDVWRVFDQGDDEGDFAEEEKQREKEREERDKLRNEALKSSLDGERYELVDRYSSTEGTSSFEYQPEYDIHEQHGDDYRIRGRRPLSYTFGYPHDRLAVHRSSSSRSFIPFPFDHPPPALHIPSTPGLNPSLVSHPISARFSRRPMSIAASAAPRPTPRRRPIEPSSTSPSPPAHPAGLPPKVSSSSIPSLQLHLRLSHASDLHLTLLTSLQVNYPSALFMALPLKLSITGFQLNADIVMAYSGEKNRVHLTIVDDESNPAHKEDKQIPLGQRLLSNLQIESEIGHADAHVLRNVGKVERFIVDVVRKTLVDELVFPNFHTVAL; encoded by the coding sequence ATGTCGCTGGACATCAACTGGTCGCTCCTGTCGCAGCCAGATGAATCCGCCACAGACCAGCTGTCAGAGTCTCTAATTGCTCTCCTCAACGCCCAGCTTGCAGAAGCACACAGGCCGTCGTTTATCGGCCCCATCACCGTCACTGCATTTGACTTTGGAAACGCGGGACCAGACCTCGAAGTCAAAGACATTCGTGATGTATGGAGAGTCTTTGACCAAGGCGACGATGAAGGAGATTTcgcagaggaggagaagcaaagggaaaaagagagagaagagagggataAATTGAGGAATGAGGCATTAAAGAGTTCACTCGATGGTGAAAGATACGAGCTTGTCGACCGGTACAGTTCCACCGAGGGGACATCGTCCTTTGAGTACCAGCCCGAGTACGATATACATGAGCAACACGGTGATGACTATCGAATACGAGGTCGAAGACCGCTGTCGTACACTTTTGGCTACCCTCACGACCGACTGGCTGTACATcgctcctcatcctctcgGTCCTTTATCCCATTTCCTTTTGACCACCCTCCACCCGCTCTACACATCCCGTCCACTCCGGGTTTGAACCCCTCTCTTGTCTCTCACCCTATTTCGGCCCGTTTCTCTCGCCGACCAATGTCCATCGCTGCAAGTGCCGCCCCTCGTCCAACTCCTCGACGGAGACCTATCGAGCCGTCTTCTActtctccgtctcctcCTGCACACCCAGCAGGCCTTCCCCCAAAggtctcttcatcctcaataCCCTCCCTTCAACTACATCTTCGTCTATCACATGCATCCGATTTGCATCTCACTCTCCTCACTTCTTTACAAGTCAACTATCCTTCGGCGCTTTTCATGGCGCTTCCTCTCAAATTATCCATAACAGGGTTTCAACTAAACGCAGATATAGTGATGGCGTATAGCGGAGAAAAGAATCGGGTCCATCTCACAATAGTAGATGACGAGTCCAATCCAGCTCATAAGGAAGATAAGCAAATTCCGCTAGGACAGAGGTTGTTGTCGAATTTGCAGATCGAGTCGGAGATTGGACATGCAGACGCTCATGTCTTGAGGAATGTTGGAAAGGTGGAAAGGTTTATTGTGGATGTGGTGAGAAAGACGTTGGTGGATGAATTAGTATTTCCCAACTTTCATACTGTGGCGTTATAG
- a CDS encoding expressed protein: MTNGPCPIIKNNGAVFPPSVVQITISPLTLIFLQVLLSSSRDKSLPCNNSATRHGLTVFLLGYARRRQLFFVHASLSCRRYPPIPGCLTIRPFHLPSTHITVESCSPLRRSMMSLFRRQLMISHPGINTMPSVHHIPLRSNYVSIPWPTRLSLVLISFIMHCVWLDLQTCLRIILHNNANTVLRLLCAARGDKRCRR, encoded by the coding sequence ATGACGAATGGTCCTTGCCCAATAATAAAGAATAATGGTGCTGTCTTCCCCCCTTCCGTCGTTCAAATCACAATTTCGCCTCTCACTCTCATTTTTTTACAAGTCTtactttcttcatcaagaGACAAATCGTTACCTTGCAATAACAGTGCGACACGACATGGTCTTACAGTCTTCTTACTTGGATACGCAAGAAGGCGACAACTGTTCTTCGTCCATGCCTCCCTATCCTGTCGACGCTACCCACCAATCCCAGGTTGCCTTACAATCCgccctttccatcttccttccacgCATATAACTGTCGAAAGCTGTTCACCGCTGCGGCGATCAATGATGTCGCTTTTTCGCAGGCAATTGATGATATCACATCCAGGTATCAATACGATGCCCTCGGTGCACCATATCCCCCTGCGGAGCAACTACGTCTCAATACCTTGGCCAACGAGGTTAAGTCTAGTGCTAATCAGCTTTATAATGCACTGCGTATGGCTCGATCTACAGACCTGTCTCAGGATCATTCTTCACAATAATGCGAATACTGTTCTCAGGCTTCTATGTGCTGCACGTGGCGATAAACGTTGTCGTAGATAA
- a CDS encoding protein serine/threonine kinase, putative, translating to MAEQPAQAPAAAPVKKEKIVPPSPPLKIRDRDRGYEYMRVGFLGEGGFARVYEVQDQRASRRAVKVVSKASIKTKKNKTKLWAEIKLHQMLAHPNIVRFDDCFEDEENVYMILELCHHGSLMDLLRRRKRYTEPEARYYLVQLIAACQYMHQTNVIHRDLKLGNLFLDENMDIKVGDFGLAALIEKPGDRKKTICGTPNYIAPEVLFDTANGHSFEVDVWSVGVILYTLLIGKPPFQTKDVKAIYKRIRENRYEFPPEKEISPSAQELITLILNTNPDKRPNLDTILSHRWFLDGPFPAYIPASANDFAPDYRHISSSQSRRNFAALCHKSKIGVAQSINVEPARSRSALGPSIMQQERDFKNAVQPDSPISALLNSARQPLIQASASAIKEPSLLRKLSAAGAASTLSPVRKGAIGKENHELGRRPVAMERVGEESEEERDAEEVKPKYNGITRESELAAQKARIVSQMAAAERQVYAEAMEKASESAASGKRPVYQESRSRVAAASRGTLPLAATTGQATVSTFSAASSDTVSKSGSRYVAYESSRPEKTRDFKTSLFETFGQNLSTALVMAQTEEGFTSPSIEAKPQPPRVFVVSWLDYCTKYGMGFAMTDGTVSVHFNDSTSLVLAPGKRYFDDIRPAGADDLSQNIRRNYSIERYPSDLKNKVYLLKHFENYMLDKLFGDQPYTFENKELTTEMVFVVRYLRMKHVILFRLSNDVLQFNFYDHTKLILSREGLVVTVIDRHSVMRTWSLEELLRPLDDDLSPKDKKRIEGIVHKVQYAKDVLAKIKSHTSSSKAAAASSSVPVSANTRSAAAIEREMGRPIR from the exons ATGGCCGAGCAGCCCGCCCAAGCACCGGCAGCTGCGCCTGttaaaaaggagaagattgttCCTCCTAGTCCCCCATTGAAGATAAGGGATAGAGACAGAGGATACGAGTACATGAGGGTTGGTTTCTTAGGAGAG GGAGGGTTTGCCAGAGTTTACGAAGTGCAAGATCAAAGAGCTTCCAGACGAGCTGTCAAGGTGGTGAGCAAAGCCAGCATCAAAACAAAGAAAAATAAGACCAAG TTATGGGCGGAAATTAAGCTTCATCAAATGTTAGCTCACCCCAATATTGTGCGGTTTGATGACTGCttcgaggatgaagaaaatgtTTACATGATTCTAGAATTGTGCCATCACGGC AGCCTCATGGACCTCCTTCGCCGTCGAAAAAGGTACACCGAGCCTGAGGCTCGCTATTATCTGGTACAGCTCATAGCGGCCTGTCAGTACATGCATCAGACGAATGTGATACATCGAGATCTCAAATTAGGAAACCTTTTCTTGGACGAGAACATGGATATCAAGGTCGGAGATTTCGGCCTGGCTGCTTTAATTGAGAAGCCCGGGGACAGGAAAAA AACTATTTGTGGTACACCGAACTACATTGCTCCAGAAGTTTTGTTTGATACTGCCAACGGGCACAGTTTTGAGGTCGATGTGTGGTCGGTGGGCGTTATATT ATATACACTATTAATAGGAAAACCCCCATTCCAGACGAAGGATGTCAAGGCAATTTATAAGCGCATCAGGGAGAATAGATATGAGTTCCCTCCCGAGAAGGAAATCTCCCCTTCAGCTCAGGAACTCATTACACTAATCCTGAACACTAACCCTG ACAAACGACCTAATCTCGACACAATCCTTAGTCATCGTTGGTTCCTAGACGGTCCATTCCCAGCTTACATTCCCGCTTCGGCCAACGACTTTGCTCCTGATTACCGACACATCTCGTCGTCGCAGAGCCGGCGGAACTTTGCAGCCTTGTGTCACAAGTCCAAGATTGGCGTCGCTCAGTCTATCAACGTAGAGCCTGCCCGATCACGCTCAGCACTTGGTCCCTCAATCATGCAGCAGGAAAGGGATTTCAAGAATGCCGTTCAACCCGACAGCCCCATATCGGCTTTGCTCAACTCAGCTCGGCAACCTCTTATTCAAGCATCTGCCTCCGCTATCAAAGAGCCATCGCTGCTGCGGAAGCTTTCGGCGGCAGGAGCAGCTAGTACCCTAAGTCCGGTTAGGAAGGGTGCAATAGGAAAGGAAAATCACGAGCTTGGCAGAAGACCTGTGGCAATGGAGAGAGTCGGCGAGGagtcagaagaagaacgtgACGCAGAAGAAGTCAAACCGAAGTATAACGGTATTACGCGAGAAAGCGAACTTGCAGCTCAGAAGGCTAGGATCGTTTCCCAAATGGCGGCAGCGGAGAGACAAGTCTACGCCGAGGCAATGGAGAAAGCTTCTGAAAGTGCAGCATCAGGGAAGCGCCCGGTGTATCAGGAGTCCAGATCTCGCGTTGCCGCTGCATCCCGAGGAACTCTTCCTTTGGCAGCCACAACAGGTCAAGCTACAGTGTCAACATTTTCCGCTGCATCGTCTGACACTGTTTCCAAATCCGGAAGTCGATATGTTGCATATGAATCTTCCAGGCCTGAAAAAACTAGGGACTTCAAGACAAGCTTGTTTGAGACGTTCGGTCAAAACCTGTCTACTGCTTTGGTCATGGCACagacagaagaaggcttcACATCACCCA GTATTGAGGCAAAGCCACAACCTCCGCGAGTCTTTGTCGTGTCCTGGCTAGATTACTGTACCAAATACGGTATGGGTTTTGCCATGACGGATGGCACAGTCAGTGTACATTTCAACGACTCCACGTCTCTTGTTCTTGCCCCTGGCAAGCGATACTTTGACGACATTCGACCAGCCGGCGCCGACGATCTTTCTCAGAACATACGGCGAAATTATTCTATCGAACGGTACCCATCCGACCTCAAGAACAAGGTCTACCTTTTGAAACATTTTGAGAACTATATGTTGGACAAATTGTTTGGCGATCAACCGTATACTTTCGAGAACAAGGAACTTACGACAGAAATGGTATTTGTGGTAAGATATTTGAGAATGAAGCATGTCATCTTGTTTAGACTCAGCAATGATGTTCTCCAG TTCAATTTTTATGATCATACTAAACTCATTCTTTCTCGAGAAGGCCTCGTGGTCACTGTCATCGACAGGCATTCTGTAATGCGCACGTGGAGCCTAGAGGAACTGTTACGACCCTTAGACGATGATCTGTCGCCGAAGGATAAGAAAAGGATTGAGGGTATTGTGCACAAGGTCCAATACGCAAA GGACGTGCTGGCAAAGATCAAGAGTCACACGAGCTCATCAAAAGCGGCTGCGGCGAGCAGCAGTGTCCCTGTTTCAGCCAATACCAGGTCGGCGGCTGCGATCGAGCGTGAAATGGGAAGGCCTATTCGTTAG
- a CDS encoding uroporphyrinogen-III synthase, putative, protein MSKNAQFQPPEATPVILFKTPHPSPSTDPYHHAFSESASSSSNSAEKYQTHFIPVLNETYHLQEIVKIIEEGPDQWEGVIVTSRRGMEGWVKGVQTYLGGTGKGKEGEGAWDKLPLFSVGHASTEHLAAANIPPSFKPRPVPEMESNPPKSAGPLSELVLRTLPRRSTGASEVSHGPYLFLCGDKSLDEMPTALRSEGRTVKEVVVYTTSARHDFQQGLRRLETPVRHKGWLAFFSPSSAAIVMPQIKQDNGRWDGWRVFAIGETTKKYLEEEAKMEVHAVADRPDAIGTFEAIMKAGR, encoded by the coding sequence ATGTCCAAAAATGCCCAGTTCCAACCACCCGAAGCAACGCCGGTAATATTATTCAAAACTCCACATCCGTCACCTTCAACCGATCCCTACCACCATGCCTTTTCCGAATCagcatcgtcatcttcaaactCTGCGGAAAAATATCAAACCCATTTTATCCCAGTCTTGAATGAGACATACCACCTTCAGGAGATTGTCAAAATCATCGAGGAGGGGCCTGACCAGTGGGAAGGGGTAATTGTCACTAGCCGGCGAGGTATGGAGGGTTGGGTCAAAGGAGTTCAAACCTACTTGGGAGGGACaggcaagggaaaagagggggaaggggcATGGGATAAATTACCGCTTTTCTCTGTTGGCCATGCGTCGACTGAGCACTTGGCTGCTGCCAATATACCACCATCGTTCAAGCCTCGTCCGGTACCCGAGATGGAAAGCAATCCTCCGAAATCCGCTGGACCGTTGTCGGAACTGGTACTGAGAACGTTGCCGAGGAGAAGTACCGGCGCGAGTGAGGTAAGCCACGGGCCATACTTGTTCTTGTGCGGAGACAAGTCACTGGATGAGATGCCTACTGCGCTGAGAAGTGAAGGGAGGACAGTGAAGGAAGTTGTGGTGTACACTACGTCCGCGCGACACGACTTCCAGCAGGGTCTGAGACGGTTAGAAACACCTGTTAGACACAAAGGGTGGTTGGCGTTCTTTTCGCCCAGCTCAGCCGCTATTGTAATGCCCCAAATCAAACAGGATAATGGTCGCTGGGATGGATGGCGTGTGTTTGCCATTGGAGAAACGACCAAGAAGTAtcttgaggaggaggctaAGATGGAAGTGCATGCTGTCGCCGACAGACCGGATGCCATTGGGACATTTGAGGCTATAATGAAGGCAGGAAGATAG